Proteins encoded by one window of Rhodamnia argentea isolate NSW1041297 chromosome 6, ASM2092103v1, whole genome shotgun sequence:
- the LOC115745737 gene encoding mitochondrial substrate carrier family protein E, with the protein MADRSSSPNGGQHAAQPSAAADHHHFFVWREFLWGAAAGAFGEGMMHPVDTVKTRIQSQAILGGSQNQKSVLQMVRSVWSADGFRGFYRGIAPGVTGSLATGATYFGFIESTKKWIEVSNPDLGGHWSHFIAGALGDTLGSFVYVPCEVMKQRMQVQGTKLSWRSVVQKDRVTLKSNAPMYGYYNGMFQAGSLIWKEQGFRGLYAGYWSTLARDVPFAGLMVMFYEALKDMMEYSKQMWVSDSNFHLSSSVEGLMLGGLAGGFSAYLTTPLDVIKTRLQVQGSAARYNGWFDAIRSIWRVEGAKGMFRGSVPRITWYIPASALTFMAVEFLRDHFNEELDSNNVQEVSTLSIDKTGSLTEVA; encoded by the exons ATGGCGGATCGCAGCTCAAGTCCGAACGGGGGGCAACATGCAGCTCAGCCTTCGGCCGCTGCTGATCACCACCATTTCTTCG TTTGGAGGGAGTTCTTGTGGGGTGCTGCTGCTGGTGCTTTTGGCGAAGGAATGATGCACCCAGTTGATACGGTCAAGACACGGATTCAAAGTCAGGCAATTCTCGGTGGGAGTCAG AATCAAAAGAGTGTACTCCAGATGGTCCGTTCAGTGTGGTCTGCAGACGGATTCAGGG GGTTTTATAGAGGTATAGCGCCTGGAGTAACTGGATCTCTTGCGACTGGAGCAACGTATTTTGGTTTCATAGAATCCACCAAGAAGTGGATTGAAGTATCAAATCCTGATCTTGGGGGGCACTGGTCTCATTTTATTGCTGGAGCACTTG GAGATACCCTGGGTTCTTTTGTATACGTTCCATGTGAAGTCATGAAGCAGCGTATGCAGGTCCAAGGCACCAAATTGTCATGGAGATCAGTGGTCCAGAAAGACAGAGTTACCTTGAAATCTAATGCCCCTATGTATGGCTATTATAATGGAATGTTTCAGGCTGGCTCTTTAATATGGAAGGAGCAAGGATTTAGGGGACTTTACGCGGG ATACTGGTCCACACTTGCTAGGGATGTTCCATTTGCCGGTCTTATg GTCATGTTTTATGAGGCGCTTAAAGACATGATGGAGTACAGCAAGCAGATGTGGGTATCAGATTCAAATTTCCATCTTAGCAGTTCAGTGGAAGGACTTATGTTAGGTGGATTAGCTGGTG GTTTTAGTGCTTATCTTACTACTCCTTTGGATGTCATCAAGACAAGGTTGCAAGTGCAAGGATCAGCGGCAAG GTACAATGGCTGGTTCGATGCAATCCGTAGCATATGGCGGGTAGAGGGTGCAAAGGGAATGTTCCGCGGTAGCGTGCCAAGGATCACTTGGTACATTCCAGCCTCCGCACTCACATTTATGGCTGTTGAATTTCTGAGAGACCATTTTAATGAAGAACTGGACAGCAATAACGTGCAAGAAGTTTCCACTCTGTCGATAGACAAAACTGGGTCTTTGACAGAAGTGGCTTAG
- the LOC115743201 gene encoding ATP synthase subunit gamma, mitochondrial, translated as MAMAALRREGRRFAPLLSPRPIAAARSSLLPEEEVPFGARSISTQVVRNRMKSVKNIQKITKAMKMVAASKLRAIQTRAENSRGLWQPFVALLGDTPSIDVKKNVIVTVSSDKGLCGGINSTSVRVSKGLHKLNSGPEKKPKYVVVGEKAKVQLIRDSRKDIHLTITELPKIPLNYTQVSVLADDIIKNVEFDALKIVFNKFHSVVSFIPTVATVLSPEVVEREVESGSGKLGELDSYEIEGSSTRGETLQNLAEFQFSCVLFNAVLENSCSEMGARMSAMDSSSRNAGEVLDRLTLTYNRTRQASITTELIEIISGASALEG; from the exons ATGGCGATGGCTGCGCTCCGACGCGAAGGGAGGCGATTCGCCCCTCTACTCTCTCCCCGCCCGATCGCCGCCGCCCGGTCCTCCCTGTTGCCCGA GGAAGAGGTTCCTTTTGGGGCTCGTTCTATTTCAACTCAAGTGG TAAGGAACAGGATGAAGAGTGTGAAGAATATTCAGAAGATCACCAAGGCTATGAAGATGGTTGCAGCCTCAAAGCTACGAGCAATTCAAACTAGAGCTGAAAATTCACGTGGCCTGTGGCAACCATTCGTTGCCCTTCTTGGCGACACCCCCA GCATTGATGTCAAGAAGAATGTTATAGTCACCGTTTCTTCGGACAAAGGGCTGTGCGGTGGGATTAATTCCACTTCAGTAAGGGTAAGCAAGGGTTTGCACAAGTTGAACTCAG GGCctgaaaaaaaaccaaagtatGTCGTCGTGGGGGAAAAAGCAAAGGTTCAATTGATCCGTGACTCACGAAAGGATATACACTTGACTATAACAGAGTTACCAAAAATTCCTCTGAACTATACTCAG GTTTCTGTGCTGGCTGATGACATCATAAAGAACGTTGAGTTTGATGCTCTAAAAATTGTCTTCAACAAGTTTCATTCTGTCGTCTCATTTATACCAACAGTGGCAACTGTGCTATCACCTGAG GTTGTTGAAAGGGAGGTGGAATCTGGTTCGGGAAAGCTTGGAGAACTAGACTCCTATGAGATCGAAGGTAGTTCAACGAGGGGAGAAACACTACAGAATCTGGCAGAATTCCAGTTTTCTTGT GTCTTGTTTAATGCCGTATTGGAGAACTCTTGCAGTGAGATGGGTGCTAGGATGTCTGCCATGGATAGCTCAAGCAGAAATGCTGGTGAAGTGCTTGACCGCCTCACTCTCACTTAtaacag AACCCGTCAAGCTTCTATTACCACAGAGTTGATTGAGATTATATCTGGAGCATCGGCATTGGAGGGCTAA